The Ranitomeya variabilis isolate aRanVar5 chromosome 7, aRanVar5.hap1, whole genome shotgun sequence genome includes a window with the following:
- the LOC143785156 gene encoding taste receptor type 2 member 39-like encodes MTVVASVTTLSLEIIIGFLINMFIVSIIVYDFYRQKNMSNSSKILVCIGIWNVNYNALIAAGIMDDCIGLQTSVTFDLSYVYIMLVLYSITSCAWLTASLGAFYFIKISQAKFLSWVKFRISSMVPWMLLVLLVVSFIISFFSSLLLVSPHTRSWNITESPPSVLKVLAWHWSGFMNAVLVVTSFPFMITLTSSICTVWTLNQHSQKMGRGMESVDNGLRRSYEGVVCRMAHFLLFYGIFYTLKLILYFSIIAHLQSGFWVTLMLMSAFTPVQSVLLILGNPRLNGVCKMMFHYPALISFGSNGG; translated from the coding sequence ATGACTGTGGTGGCTTCTGTCACTACTTTATCTCTAGAGATTATAATTGGATTTCTCATTAACATGTTTATTGTGTCCATCATCGTCTATGACTTCTACAGGCAGAAGAACATGAGCAACAGCAGTAAAATCTTGGTGTGCATCGGCATCTGGAATGTGAATTACAATGCTCTGATAGCTGCGGGCATCATGGATGACTGTATTGGTcttcagacctcagtcacatttgaCCTGTCCTATGTGTACATCATGTTAGTGCTCTATAGCATCACCTCTTGTGCGTGGCTGACCGCCAGCCTCGGAGCCTTCTATTTCATAAAGATATCCCAGGCAAAATTTCTTTCTTGGGTGAAGTTCCGTATCAGCTCAATGGTTCCTTGGATGCTGTTGGTACTTTTGGTTGTGtccttcatcatcagcttcttcaGCAGTTTACTGCTCGTTTCTCCTCATACAAGGTCTTGGAACATCACTGAGAGTCCTCCATCTGTCTTGAAGGTGCTAGCATGGCATTGGTCGGGATTCATGAATGCGGTCTTGGTTGTCACCTCCTTCCCTTTCATGATAACACTGACGTCCAGCATCTGCACTGTATGGACACTAAATCAACACAGTCAGAAGATGGGAAGAGGCATGGAGTCAGTGGACAATGGACTCCGCAGGTCATATGAAGGAGTGGTTTGTAGAATGGCACATTTCCTCCTTTTTTATGGAATCTTTTATACTTTAAAGTTGATTTTGTACTTTTCTATTATAGCGCACCTTCAGTCAGGATTCTGGGTGACGCTGATGCTGATGTCAGCCTTCACCCCTGTCCAGTCTGTGCTCCTCATTCTTGGGAATCCCAGACTTAATGGCGTCTGTAAGATGATGTTTCATTATCCTGCACTTATCAGCTTTGGAAGTAATGGGGGCTGA